Proteins from a genomic interval of Candidatus Eisenbacteria bacterium:
- a CDS encoding ABC transporter ATP-binding protein produces MRDSPVAFRQAERAPRAGRASESAKKPVSLRAVWPEVSALVRPRRGKLSLGLALVLVRSVTGLVLPLSPMFLIDRIITPKRPDLLPLLVFGLLGATALQAVTSYVLTQLLSKEGQRAIAELRAKVQAHVGRLSVSFYDANKTGTLVSRIMSDVEGVRNLVGTGFVEFIGGLVTAAVSLVLLLRINATMTGVTAAVLVGFTLILGRAFGVMRPVFRERGKIQAEVTGRLTESLGAVRTVKGYHAEERERGVFAAGVQRLLDNVLRTLTAQSVMQLSMALLMGIVGAAISWYGARHILSGGMTLGQYMSYNMLLGFLIAPIFQIVNIGTQLTEALAGLERTREVLAESPEDQDPRRSVAMPAIRGDVAFEHVDFAYETGKPVLRDVSFASPAGTVTALVGSSGSGKSTIIGLLSAFHTPQAGRITVDGVDLSTVRLSTFRTQLGVVLQDTFLFAGTIRENVAFSRPGAGEEQVRESCRIARVDEFADRFPEGLDTVVGERGVKLSGGQRQRVSIARAILADPRILILDEATSSLDSESEALIQEGLSYLMKGRTTFVIAHRLSTIRRADQILVVEDGRIVERGTHAELHAAQGRYRELYDRQHGLEQNLFLAPGEGDDAPDGEDGRARGAAEPGVFDLIQGRTR; encoded by the coding sequence ATGCGCGACTCACCGGTCGCATTCCGGCAGGCGGAACGCGCCCCGCGCGCGGGCCGCGCCTCGGAGTCCGCGAAGAAGCCCGTTTCGCTGCGCGCCGTGTGGCCGGAGGTTTCGGCGCTGGTCCGGCCGCGGCGCGGCAAGCTTTCGCTCGGTCTCGCGCTCGTGCTGGTGCGCAGCGTGACCGGCCTCGTCCTGCCCCTCTCGCCGATGTTCCTGATTGACCGCATCATCACGCCGAAGCGCCCCGACCTGCTGCCGCTGCTGGTGTTCGGCCTGCTCGGCGCGACCGCGCTGCAGGCGGTGACCTCGTACGTGCTGACGCAGCTGCTCTCCAAGGAGGGCCAGCGCGCGATCGCCGAGCTGCGCGCCAAGGTGCAGGCGCACGTCGGCCGGCTGTCGGTCTCGTTCTACGACGCCAACAAGACCGGCACGCTGGTCTCGCGGATCATGAGCGACGTCGAGGGCGTGCGGAACCTGGTCGGCACCGGGTTCGTCGAGTTCATCGGCGGGCTGGTCACCGCCGCCGTCTCGCTGGTCCTGCTGCTGCGCATCAACGCGACGATGACCGGCGTGACGGCCGCGGTGCTGGTCGGCTTCACGCTGATCCTGGGGCGCGCGTTCGGCGTGATGCGGCCCGTGTTCCGCGAGCGCGGGAAGATCCAGGCCGAGGTGACCGGCCGGCTCACCGAATCGCTCGGCGCGGTCCGCACCGTGAAGGGCTATCACGCCGAGGAACGCGAGCGCGGAGTGTTCGCGGCCGGGGTCCAGCGGCTGCTCGACAACGTCCTGCGCACGCTGACGGCGCAGTCCGTCATGCAGCTCTCGATGGCGCTGCTCATGGGCATCGTCGGCGCCGCCATCTCGTGGTACGGCGCGCGCCACATTCTGTCGGGCGGCATGACGCTCGGCCAGTACATGTCGTACAACATGCTGCTCGGCTTCCTCATCGCCCCCATCTTCCAGATCGTCAACATCGGCACGCAGCTCACCGAGGCTCTGGCCGGCCTCGAGCGGACGCGCGAGGTGCTCGCCGAGTCGCCCGAGGACCAGGATCCGCGGCGTTCGGTGGCGATGCCGGCGATTCGCGGCGACGTCGCGTTCGAGCACGTGGACTTCGCCTACGAAACGGGCAAGCCGGTCCTGCGCGACGTCTCGTTCGCCTCGCCCGCCGGCACGGTGACCGCGCTGGTCGGCTCCTCGGGTTCGGGCAAGAGCACGATCATCGGCCTGCTGTCGGCGTTCCACACGCCGCAGGCCGGCCGCATCACCGTGGACGGCGTGGACCTTTCGACCGTCCGGCTCTCGACCTTCCGCACGCAGCTCGGCGTCGTGCTGCAGGACACCTTCCTGTTCGCCGGCACGATTCGCGAGAACGTCGCCTTCTCGCGCCCCGGCGCGGGCGAGGAACAGGTTCGCGAGTCCTGCCGCATCGCGCGCGTGGACGAGTTCGCCGACCGCTTCCCCGAAGGGCTCGACACGGTGGTCGGCGAGCGCGGCGTCAAGCTCTCGGGCGGGCAGCGCCAGCGCGTGAGCATCGCGCGCGCGATCCTCGCCGATCCGCGCATCCTGATCCTCGACGAGGCCACCTCGAGCCTCGATTCCGAGAGCGAGGCGCTCATCCAGGAAGGCCTGTCGTACCTGATGAAGGGGCGCACGACGTTCGTGATCGCGCACCGGCTCTCGACCATCCGGCGCGCCGACCAGATCCTCGTGGTCGAGGACGGCCGGATCGTCGAGCGCGGCACCCACGCCGAACTGCACGCGGCGCAGGGCCGCTACCGCGAGCTCTACGACCGCCAGCACGGGCTGGAGCAGAACCTGTTCCTCGCGCCCGGCGAGGGCGACGACGCGCCCGACGGCGAGGACGGTCGCGCGCGGGGCGCGGCCGAACCCGGCGTGTTCGACCTGATCCAGGGGCGCACGCGATAG
- a CDS encoding CofH family radical SAM protein → MSFVSELRPRNALVEAARQRLLAGESLDQEEGVRLFDAPVVELGRLANALALDRHGDRVYFSVNRQLNPTNVCVLACKFCDYAKKPGAPGAYTMTREQILAHVDPEIREIHVVGGLHNKWRFDDYVQIVRWVKEKKPDLSVKAYTAVEIDFFCRLTKKPADWVLGELKSAGLDALPGGGAEVFSERVRRELFHQKIGARRWIEIHEIAHGLGIPSNATLLYGHIETRAERVQHLIDLRELERRAPGFLAFIPLAFQPGTTGLVRRQASAIEDLKTIAISRLVFDNVPHVKGYWIMLGQDTAAAALNFGASDLDGTIGQEKIAHAALARSPVGMAEDGMVRMIQEAGKQPVQRDALYRVVREYPRRGEAASAAPQAAGALA, encoded by the coding sequence TTGAGCTTCGTCTCCGAACTGCGCCCGCGAAACGCCCTCGTCGAAGCCGCCCGGCAGCGGCTGCTGGCCGGCGAGTCCCTGGATCAGGAAGAGGGCGTCCGGCTGTTCGACGCCCCGGTCGTGGAGCTGGGCCGGCTCGCGAACGCCCTCGCGCTCGACCGCCACGGCGACCGCGTCTACTTCTCGGTCAACCGCCAGCTCAACCCCACCAACGTCTGCGTGCTCGCCTGCAAGTTCTGCGACTACGCGAAAAAGCCCGGCGCCCCCGGCGCGTACACGATGACCCGCGAGCAGATCCTCGCGCACGTGGACCCCGAGATCCGCGAGATCCACGTCGTCGGCGGCCTGCACAACAAGTGGCGCTTCGACGACTACGTGCAGATCGTCCGCTGGGTGAAGGAGAAGAAGCCCGACCTGAGCGTGAAGGCCTACACGGCGGTCGAGATCGACTTCTTCTGCCGGCTCACCAAGAAGCCCGCCGACTGGGTGCTCGGCGAGCTCAAGTCCGCGGGCCTCGACGCGCTGCCCGGCGGCGGCGCCGAAGTGTTCAGCGAGCGCGTGCGCCGCGAACTCTTCCACCAGAAGATCGGCGCGCGGCGCTGGATCGAGATCCACGAGATCGCGCACGGGCTCGGCATCCCGAGCAACGCGACGCTGCTGTACGGGCACATCGAGACGCGGGCCGAGCGCGTCCAGCACCTGATTGACCTGCGCGAGCTCGAGCGGCGCGCCCCCGGCTTCCTCGCCTTCATCCCGCTCGCGTTCCAGCCGGGCACGACCGGCCTCGTGCGCCGGCAGGCTTCGGCGATCGAGGACCTCAAGACCATCGCGATCTCGCGCCTCGTGTTCGACAACGTGCCGCACGTCAAGGGCTACTGGATCATGCTCGGCCAGGACACGGCCGCGGCGGCGCTCAACTTCGGGGCGTCGGATCTCGACGGCACGATCGGGCAGGAGAAGATCGCGCACGCCGCGCTCGCCCGCAGCCCGGTCGGCATGGCCGAGGACGGCATGGTGCGCATGATCCAGGAGGCGGGAAAGCAGCCGGTGCAGCGCGACGCGCTCTACCGGGTCGTGCGCGAATACCCGCGCCGCGGCGAAGCCGCGTCCGCCGCCCCGCAGGCCGCGGGGGCGCTCGCGTGA